Genomic DNA from bacterium:
GGCCATCCAGCGAGCCGGCGCGGTAATTTTCCGTGCGCACGATGATCTCTCCCCCCGAGGCCATCGCCTCACCCGCATTGAGTAAAAGATTCATGAGAACCCGCCGGATTTGTCCTGGATGGCACCGGACGCGCCAGAGATCCTCCGCCAGGTCAACGGAGATCGAATGCCCGTGAGTGGCCAACCGCACGAAATGTTTCAAAAATTCCTGCACACATTCATTCAGATCGATCCAATCCTGATTTTCCAAGTGTCCCCGATTGAAAACAACCAGTTCACGGGCGATGCGCTCGGCCCGCTCGCTCACAGCCGCGATCTCTCTTATCTCCCTGAGCCCCGGACTGCCCTCCTGCATCTTGCCGGAGGCAAGCTGGGCAGAGCCGCGAACGATGGTCATCAGGTTGTTGAACTCATGGACAATCCGTG
This window encodes:
- a CDS encoding ATP-binding protein, which gives rise to MSERAERIARELVVFNRGHLENQDWIDLNECVQEFLKHFVRLATHGHSISVDLAEDLWRVRCHPGQIRRVLMNLLLNAGEAMASGGEIIVRTENYRAGSLDGLRESPDAGRHVCLSIEDKGPGPASGARERIFEPFAGTSFSEGSGLGMAVVKGILSILEGWSEVESQNGNGKKIRIFLPAQPARRSPPPRH